From the Acidovorax sp. NCPPB 3576 genome, the window GCCTGCATGGCGAGCTCCGCGATGCTGCATGCGTCCAGCTTCAGCACCAGGCTCAGATACGGACGGTCGGGCCGCGCCTCGACCGCTTGCATCACCACGGGCAACTCCAGGGCCGTGATGAGAAAGCGGCCGCTGTGATAGCGGTAGATCTGGCCGCCCAGCAGCACGTGCTTGGTGCCCTGCACCGTCAGCGCGATGCTCGGCCAGGCCATGCAGTTGACGGGTGGGGTCGGCAGGTCGTGCCGGTACAGCGTGAGGCCAGGAATGGGCGTCTCGCACTGCTCGGCACCTTGCGTCCATCGCGCAACGTGCCCTGCCAGTGCCGAGCGCAGAGCTTCAAAGGCGTCCCCCGGGACCGCAGGCGGTTCTTGCTTCACTGAGTCCCTTCGAAGACCGAAAAGCACCATGGTAGGGTGTGCCTGCAGCGGGGCTCGGCAAACCCGCTGCCCGGGCAGGATCAGGCAAGAATTCGCGTGGATCTGTCTATCGCGACTGCCGCGCCCGTGCCAAGAATGGCGCATGCCGCTCAAGACCCCCTGCCCTCCCCGGCGCTTCTGGACGCTATCGCTGCTCTGCACCCCGCTGCTGACGGTGGGGTTGAGCCAGCCTGCATTGGCCCAATCAGCCCCGCCACCCTTCGTGCGGCTGGCGGAACTGGACATCGATCGGGACCAACTCGATGCCTTTCACGTGGCCGCCCGCGAACATGCCCAGGCCAGCCTGCGGCTGGAGCCGGGCATCGTTGCCTTCCACGCCGCTGCCGAAAAAGGCAATCCGGGCCGCGTGCGGGTCCTGGAGATCTATGCCGATGCGCAGGCTTACCAGGCGCATCTGCAGACGCCCCACTTTCGAAAATTTCGCTCAGCGACCGAGCCCATGACGCTGGGCCGTGAACTCCATGAAGCCGTGCCCGTGCGCCTGGGCGCCAAGGCCCGCTTGCCGCCGCAGGCCCTGGTACGCGTTGCCGAGCTGTCGATCGATCCGGGCCAGCTCCAGGCATACGAACGCGCGGTCTCCGAAGAAATCGACACGTCGATCCGTGTGGAGCCGGGCGTGCTGGCCATCTACGCGGTGGCGTTGAAAGATCGGCCGGCACAGCTGCGCTTCTTCGAAATCTATGCCGACGAAGCTGCGTACCGACAACATGTGGCGTCGCCGCATTTCAAGAAATACGTGGACATCACCCAGGCCATGATCACATCGCGCAAATTGATGGAGGCGCAAGCCCTCTTTCTCGGATTGCCTTCGCGCTGACCTCCAAAGACAAAACACAAGACCAGAGACCGCCCCATGTCGTTCCTCCCGCAATTTCCGGCCGCTGCAATGGCGTGCATCGCCCTGTGCAGCCTGACGGTTCAACCGTCGCACGCGCAAGCACCTGCAGCCAAGGCCCCGGCCTACTACCTCTCCGAGTTTGAAGTCACCGATGTGGAAGGCATCAAGCCCTACAGCGCACAGGTCGAGGCGACATTCAAGCCGTTTGGCGGGCATTACATCGCGCGGGGCGGCCAGGTCCGCTCTTTGGAAGGAGAGGCCGGCAAACGGATCGTGATGATCGCGTTCCCCAGCCTGGCACAGGCCCAGGCCTGGTACGACTCGCCGGCCTACCGGGAGATCCGGCCCATCCGTTTGCGCAGTGCAACCTCGCGCGTGTACGTCGTGGAGGGTGTCTCTGCGCCATAGGGAATGGGAGGCACCTGGGGCATGGGCGACGGTCTGCGCGGGGCTCCGATGGAGCGTCTGCGCATCCCTGCCGGTCACTGCATCGCGTTCACCGCGGCAACCGCTTTCAAGCGTTCACGGTCTCCACCAGCTTCTGGTTGAACGCCGGAATGTCGTCGGGCTTGCGGCTGCTGACCCAACGCCCCTCGACGTGCACGGTCTCGTCCACCCAGGTGGCGCCGGCGTTGCGCAGGTCGGTGGCCAGGCTGGGCCAGCTGGTCAGTGTCTTGCCGCGCACCAGGCCGGCGTCCACCAGCAGCCAGGCGCCATGGCAGATCACGGCGATGGGCTTGCCGGCCTGGTCGATGGCCTGCACGAAGGCCTGCGCCTTCGCCTCCGTGCGCAGGGTGTCGGCGTTGAGCACGCCGCCGGGCAGCAGCACGGCATCGAACCGGGCGGGATCGGCCTGGTCGAGGGTGCCGTCCACCGCGAAGGTGTCGGCCTTCTCGTCGTGGTTGAAGCCCTGCACCTGGCCGGGCTTCGGTGCAATGATCCGGGTGGCGATGCCGGCTTGGTGCAGGGCGTCGCGCGGGCCGGTCAGCTCGACCTGTTCGAAGCCGTCGGTCACGAGGATGGCGACGGTCCGGGCGCCAGCGGATGGGGTGGTGGAGGTCATTGGAGGGGTCCTTTCAAAAGCCCACCAATCTAGGGGCCGCCGTGCCCGCGGCGTGTCGGTCAAACGCCATCGTGGGGCAGGGCATCGGCCTGCATGGCGGGGCGTCAGCCGCGCTCGCGCCAGCGCTCGATGCCCTCGAACAGCGCCATGCCGGCGAGCAGGGCGGCCACGAACCACACGCCGTTCGGCACGCCCATGCCCAGCAGCACCAGGGCCGGGCCGGGGCAGATGCCGACCAGGCCCCAGCCGATGCCGAACAGCACGCTGCCGCCCACCAGGCGCGCATCGATGCCGTGCGCAGCGGGCCACTGCAGCGGTGTGCCGCGCAGCGTGGTGCCCCGGCGGCGCGCGAGCGCAAACGCCACCAGGGCCACGCCCACGGCGCCGCCCATCACCAGGGCGAGCGACGGGTCCCAGGGCCCCGCGATGTCCAGGAAGCCCAGCACCTTGGCCGGGTCGGCCATGCCGGACACCAGCAGCCCCAGCCCGAAGACCAGGCCCGCGGCGAATGCAATCAGAACGGTCATGGTGCGTTCCTTCCGGTCAGGCCAGGTGCCGCAGCACGAAGACCGTGCCCATGCCGGCGGCCATGAAGACCAGCGTGGCCACCAGCGAGCGGGCCGACAGGCGCGACAGCCCGCACACGCCGTGGCCGCTGGTGCACCCTGCCCCGTAGCGCGTGCCCACGCCCACCAGCAGGCCTGCAGCGATGAGCAGGCCCGGGCCGGCGTCGATGCGCACCGTCGGCAGCGGCGCGGCCAGCGCATAGGCCAGCGGCGCCGCGATCAGGCCCGCCACGAAGGCCAGGCGCCACGCCCGGTCGCCGCGCCGGGGCCGCAGCAGGCCGCCCACCACGCCGCTGATGCCGGCGATGCGCCCCGCCAGCAGGAAGAATCCCCCGGCCGCCAGGCCGATGAGCGCGCCGCCCGCCAACGCGGTGCCGGGGGTGAAAACGTTCCAGTCGATGGCCATGCGGTTCACTCCTTGGGGCAGTAAAGGCGGTACAGCACCGCCAGGATTTCAAGCAGCGAGGCATCGGCCACGCGGTAGTGGATGTTCTTGCCCTCGCGCCGGGTCTCCACCATGCCTTGGGTGCGCAACACGCCGAGCTGCTGCGACAGCGTGGGCTGCTGGATGCCCAGGCGCGCCTGCAGGTCGCCCACGCACTGCTCGCCTTGCGACAACTGGCACAGCAGCAGCAGCCGGTCTTCGTTGGCAAGGGCCTTCAGGGCCGAGACTGCCTGGCTGGCGGCCTGGCGCAGGCGCTCGGGGTCGATGGGGGTGGAGTCCATGGGAAGATCGATGCAAAAGCCGTCACAAGGCTGCCGAAAGGCCGGCGTTGGATTCAATATATCAAACAATATAATATCTGTGGAAAGATTATTGACCGCTGAATCGATTGAAAGGCCACCCGCCATGCCCCGCACCACCTCCGTCCAGCCGTTCTTCGACTCCGCCACGGGCACGGTGACCTACCTCGTGTGGGACCTGGCAACGCGGTGCGCCGCCGTCATCGACCCGGTGCTCGACTTCGATGCCGCCGCGGGCCGCACCGCCACCCGCTCGGCCGATGCGGTGCTGGCCTGCGTGCGCGAGCGGGGGCTCACGGTGCAGTGGATCCTGGAGACCCATGCGCATGCCGACCACCTGTCGGCCGCGCCGTACCTGCAGGCGCAGGCAGGGGGCCGCATCGCGGTGGGCGAGCACATCCGCGCGGTGCAGGCCGCCTTCGGCCGGCTCTTCCCTGCCGAAACCGGCGCTGCGGACGGCAGCCCCTTCGACCATCTGCTGCGCGACGGCGAGACGCTCCTGCTGGGCGCCACGCCGCTCATCGCCCTGTGGGTGCCGGGGCACACGCCGGCCGACATGGCCTATCTCGTGGACGGCGCGGCCTTCGTGGGCGACACGCTCTTCATGCCCGACGTGGGCACGGCGCGGGCGGACTTTCCCGGGGGCGATGCCGCCACGCTCTACCGTTCCATCCAGCGGCTGCTGGCGTTGCCGGGCAACACGCGCGTGTTCGTGTGCCACGACTACCCGCCTGCCGGGCGCGAGCCGCAGTGGGAGACCACGGTGCAGGCGCAGCGCGAGGACAACATCCACGTGGGCGGCGGCGTGGCCGAGGCGGATTTCGTCGCCCTGCGCCGCGCGCGCGACGCCACGTTGGGCGCACCGGCGCTGCTGCTGCCGTCCCTGCAGGTCAATGTGCGCGCGGGGCAACTGCCGGCTGCCGAGGCGAACGGCATCGCCTACCTGCGCATTCCGCTGAACGCGTTCGGAACGCCGCCGGCCACCTGAGCCCGGGCGTTGTCGGGCCGTGCGGGATCGCTCCTACCTGGTAACAGGCGCCGGGCCCACTGCCCTGGCCCCGGCGCGGGGCGAAGCTGTGGACATCCGGCGCACCGTTTTTCGGATCGCGTCCCCACCGACCCGCCCCAAGGAGCCCGCCATGCGCACCCCCATCGTTCCCGACACCGCCATCGACCCCACCGACGATCCCACGGCGGAAATGCCGGAAGGCGACGACATCAACGACCACCTGGAAGCCGAGCAGGATGTTTCGGACGGCATCGAGGACATCTCGGTGCAGGCGTTCGACGATCCGCGCAGCGGCGGCCCGCTGAACTTCGACGACGGCACCGACATGGCCCACCCCCGAGGCAAGACCGGCCGCGATGGCGGCACCTGGGCAGCCGAGGGCAGCGACAGCGGCGAACTGGAGCCGCCAGCCGAGATGCTTTCCGACCGCAACGGCCCGAGCGACCCGGACGCCAAACGCAACGGTTGAGCCGGCGCGGCACGCGTGCCAAGAGAAAAGGGGCGCCCATGCGCCCCTTTTTCTTTTGCTATTAAATTAATAGCTATATGCCCTAGTGGAATATGCGGTGGCGGCCGAAAAGGCCTCAAGTCCCCTCGGGGCCGCCGCAGGTTCTGCCTCCCTCAGTGCACCACCATCAGGTGAAACGGCCACACATACGCCTGCAGCGTCACGTACAGCCCCACCAGGCAGGCCAGCGCGATCGAGTGGAAGAACACGTAGCGCAGGATGTCGCCCTCGTGGTTGAACCAGCGGGTGGCCGTCGATGCCACCACGATCGACTGCGCGTCGATCATCTTGCCCATCACCCCGCCCGAGCTGTTGGCCGCGCCCATGAGATTGGGCGACAGCCCCAGCTGCTCGGCCGCGACCTTCTGCATGCCGCCGAACAGCACGTTCGAGGCCGTGTCCGAGCCGGTGAGCGCTACGCCCAGCCAGCCCATCAGCGTGCCGAAGAACGGGTAGAACACGCCCGTGTTGGCGAAGGCCAGCCCCAGCGTGGTGTCGGTGCCCGAATACCGCGTGAGCGTGCCCAGGGCCAGCATCAGCACGATGGTCAGCAGCGAAAAGCGCACCAGCCACACCGTCTTGAAGAACGTGCGCGCGATGGCGACGGGGTGGTACTTCATGAAGAACGCGCTCACCACCGCCGACAGCAGGATGGCGGTGCCGGTGGCCGACAGCAGGTTCAGCGTGTACACCGCGCCTTCCTTGGTGGGCGTGGGCACCACGGGCGGCACCTTCTCGATCAGGTTGTGCAGGCCGGCCATGGGAAAGGCGGGCGCGAACAGGCTGTTGAGCCAGGCCTTGACCGGCGGCAGACCCCAGATGAACACGAACACCGACAGGATGATCCAGGGCATCCAGGCGGCCACCAGTGCGGCGCGGCTGTGCTGGGTGACGGGCTGGGGCGGCTTGGCCTCCGCTGCGCTGATGTCGCGTCCACGCAGCGAGGGCGACGTCCACACCGTCTTGGGCTTCCATACGCGCAGGAACGCCACCAGCGACGCCATCGACACGATGGCCGCGATGATGTCCACCAGCTCAGGGCCGATGAAGTTGGACACCAGGTACTGCGGCACGGCGAACGCCACCCCCGTCACCAGGATGGCGGGCCAGATCTCCCACATGCCCTTGCGGCCCGCGAAGGCCCAGATCAGCCAGAACGGCACCAGCAGCGAGAAGAACGGCAACTGCCGCCCGACCATCGCCGTCACCTCCATCAGGTCGTAGCCGTGCACCTTGGCCAGCGTGATGACCGGCGTGCCCAGCGCCCCGAACGCCACCGGCGCGGTGTTGGCGATGAGCGACAGGCCCGAGGCCGCGAGCGGCGAGAAGCCCAGCCCGATCAGGATGGCCGCCGTCACCGCCACCGGGGTGCCGAAGCCCGCCGCGCCCTCGAAGAACGCGCCGAAGCTGAAGGCGATCAGCAGCAACTGGATGCGCCGGTCGCCGGTGATGCCCGAGAGCGAATCCTGCAGCACCTTGAAGCTGCCGTTCTGCTCGGTCAGCTGGTGCAGGAAGATGATGTTCAGCACGATCCAGCCGATGGGCAGCAGGCCGGTGAAGCCGCCGTACAGCGCCGCCCGCCCGGCCATGTCGGCCGGCATGCCGTAGGCGAAGACGGCCACCAGCAGCGCCGCGATCAGGCCCAGCCCGGCCGCGATGTGCGCCTTGATGTGGAAGAAGCCCAGCGCGGCCAGCATCACCACCACCGGAATCGCGGCCAGCGCGGTGGAA encodes:
- a CDS encoding putative quinol monooxygenase, which translates into the protein MPLKTPCPPRRFWTLSLLCTPLLTVGLSQPALAQSAPPPFVRLAELDIDRDQLDAFHVAAREHAQASLRLEPGIVAFHAAAEKGNPGRVRVLEIYADAQAYQAHLQTPHFRKFRSATEPMTLGRELHEAVPVRLGAKARLPPQALVRVAELSIDPGQLQAYERAVSEEIDTSIRVEPGVLAIYAVALKDRPAQLRFFEIYADEAAYRQHVASPHFKKYVDITQAMITSRKLMEAQALFLGLPSR
- a CDS encoding DUF1330 domain-containing protein, which gives rise to MSFLPQFPAAAMACIALCSLTVQPSHAQAPAAKAPAYYLSEFEVTDVEGIKPYSAQVEATFKPFGGHYIARGGQVRSLEGEAGKRIVMIAFPSLAQAQAWYDSPAYREIRPIRLRSATSRVYVVEGVSAP
- a CDS encoding type 1 glutamine amidotransferase domain-containing protein; the encoded protein is MTSTTPSAGARTVAILVTDGFEQVELTGPRDALHQAGIATRIIAPKPGQVQGFNHDEKADTFAVDGTLDQADPARFDAVLLPGGVLNADTLRTEAKAQAFVQAIDQAGKPIAVICHGAWLLVDAGLVRGKTLTSWPSLATDLRNAGATWVDETVHVEGRWVSSRKPDDIPAFNQKLVETVNA
- a CDS encoding DUF6691 family protein; protein product: MTVLIAFAAGLVFGLGLLVSGMADPAKVLGFLDIAGPWDPSLALVMGGAVGVALVAFALARRRGTTLRGTPLQWPAAHGIDARLVGGSVLFGIGWGLVGICPGPALVLLGMGVPNGVWFVAALLAGMALFEGIERWRERG
- a CDS encoding YeeE/YedE family protein, with amino-acid sequence MAIDWNVFTPGTALAGGALIGLAAGGFFLLAGRIAGISGVVGGLLRPRRGDRAWRLAFVAGLIAAPLAYALAAPLPTVRIDAGPGLLIAAGLLVGVGTRYGAGCTSGHGVCGLSRLSARSLVATLVFMAAGMGTVFVLRHLA
- a CDS encoding ArsR/SmtB family transcription factor, whose protein sequence is MDSTPIDPERLRQAASQAVSALKALANEDRLLLLCQLSQGEQCVGDLQARLGIQQPTLSQQLGVLRTQGMVETRREGKNIHYRVADASLLEILAVLYRLYCPKE
- a CDS encoding MBL fold metallo-hydrolase, with the translated sequence MPRTTSVQPFFDSATGTVTYLVWDLATRCAAVIDPVLDFDAAAGRTATRSADAVLACVRERGLTVQWILETHAHADHLSAAPYLQAQAGGRIAVGEHIRAVQAAFGRLFPAETGAADGSPFDHLLRDGETLLLGATPLIALWVPGHTPADMAYLVDGAAFVGDTLFMPDVGTARADFPGGDAATLYRSIQRLLALPGNTRVFVCHDYPPAGREPQWETTVQAQREDNIHVGGGVAEADFVALRRARDATLGAPALLLPSLQVNVRAGQLPAAEANGIAYLRIPLNAFGTPPAT
- a CDS encoding serine/threonine protein kinase — protein: MRTPIVPDTAIDPTDDPTAEMPEGDDINDHLEAEQDVSDGIEDISVQAFDDPRSGGPLNFDDGTDMAHPRGKTGRDGGTWAAEGSDSGELEPPAEMLSDRNGPSDPDAKRNG
- a CDS encoding L-lactate permease → MTWQQIYDPFGNMIISTALAAIPVVVMLAALGFFHIKAHIAAGLGLIAALLVAVFAYGMPADMAGRAALYGGFTGLLPIGWIVLNIIFLHQLTEQNGSFKVLQDSLSGITGDRRIQLLLIAFSFGAFFEGAAGFGTPVAVTAAILIGLGFSPLAASGLSLIANTAPVAFGALGTPVITLAKVHGYDLMEVTAMVGRQLPFFSLLVPFWLIWAFAGRKGMWEIWPAILVTGVAFAVPQYLVSNFIGPELVDIIAAIVSMASLVAFLRVWKPKTVWTSPSLRGRDISAAEAKPPQPVTQHSRAALVAAWMPWIILSVFVFIWGLPPVKAWLNSLFAPAFPMAGLHNLIEKVPPVVPTPTKEGAVYTLNLLSATGTAILLSAVVSAFFMKYHPVAIARTFFKTVWLVRFSLLTIVLMLALGTLTRYSGTDTTLGLAFANTGVFYPFFGTLMGWLGVALTGSDTASNVLFGGMQKVAAEQLGLSPNLMGAANSSGGVMGKMIDAQSIVVASTATRWFNHEGDILRYVFFHSIALACLVGLYVTLQAYVWPFHLMVVH